Genomic window (Zingiber officinale cultivar Zhangliang chromosome 2B, Zo_v1.1, whole genome shotgun sequence):
tatgatATCGAATATTCATCCCATACAAATACATTTTCTAAACTTTACAATAATTATCAAGAAAAAGGGGGGAATTGTGAAAAATAACAAGCAGAAAAAGGGcgaaacttaaaaatagaaaactatcgtaacttaattaattaattacagaAGCTGAAGAGGATTCGGCGCCGGCATCGTCCTCCTCTTCCAGAGGTTCACCTCCTTCTTCGGCTCCAACGCCACCACGCCGCCGCTGCCGACGATGAGCGGCGCCGAGTGGGCCACCAACACCTCGTCGTCGTCGTAGTCCTCCTCCTCGCCGTAGCTCGTCGACGCCGCCCCTTCGTCTTCCAGCACCACCTTCGTCCAGTCGAAATCGTGCAGAGTCTCGCGGCCGCTCGCGAACCGCCTCATCTTCCCCAGCGCCGGAGCCGGCGCAGGAAATTTATTTGATCTGAggatttccttctcgtccgccgacgcCGACACCGACGCTGCCGGCCGCCTGCGCGGGCGAAACATCCGGCCGAGGAGCAGGGAGGCGCCGCGCCTCCTGTTCCTCTTCACCGCCGCCGGATCCGGCCGCGGCGGCGACGACTTGGCCTTGCGGTTGCTGTTGCACCTCATCTTCCGATGCTTCACCTGCCCCATGCACGTGACCTTCGGTGACGTGGGCTCCTCGAATCCACCGCCGGCGCCGTCGTTCCCCTTCCGCCGCGCCTCCACCGGCACGATCGAGACGATGGGGCCGGAGAACCCACGCCGGTTATGGAGGAGGTGCGCGTGCGCGTTGCCGTCGCCGGCGAAGCTCCTCCGTTTCGGGAAGAAGCTGATGATGGACGCTTTGTTCGCCGACCTCTTCGGCTTCTCCATGGCTGCTGGCGTACAGAACACCGATCGACCTCGATTCCTGATCTCCGATCGACtaaaaatcaaattttgagaCTCGATTACCCAAATAGAGTTGAAATCGAGGAGGACGACGGAATCAAAAAGCGATTTTGATTAGGAATTCGACAGATCGATGAGATATATACGAGCAGAGGAAGCGGTTTCAAGAGGCAGCTGGAGATAGACTGGGTTTGGTCAACGCTCTAGCACACGCCTTTAGACCACATTCATTAATTTGAGGGCGATTTAATAAAAAACTActcatattaaaattaattacttaattaaaacgTTTCTAATTGTTTAAGCCTTTAATCTCTTACTAATTCCATTCAAAATGTTCACTTGGTCCTTGCACTGTTCATTGTCTaaactaatataaaaataattatttaaggaTTAAGATTGATTAGTTAGACGCAGAACTTGATGTTGATTTCTCTTTTTTAGAGgagttttttgaaatattttgtgaAAGAAAATGTGTTAAATTGTATTTAGGCCTATAATTAATATTCTTGGTTTAGAATTGGTAATTATATATGAATTATATATTGACGTTTgattgagtatgaaaattatttatttttatttaggaATACAAGTCATAgactttgaattaattatttatagGAAACATTTCACTTTACACCTTAAGGTtggttattttttttacaaaaataccttttaaagatttttaaatacaaAGAGGCTTAAAAGTTTCAAACTTGGATCATTTGTTTTAATGGAATTTTGAtagtattaaaattttgaaaatattcgaTTTGAAAATATGCCATTTCATGTATGATATAGCCACGTGCAATGCCCCAATACCTtctttaataataaatataaatgaaaatatattttaaacttaTGCATATTATTAATAAAGGTGCAAGTTAAgactatatttaaaatattttttaaaattgatagaataataaaaataaataaattaaagaataatttaaaattaaggcATCTTGATTTAAAGTAATTAGTAACTTATTTATGGGTTTAAAGAACTTTTctagtttggatttttttttatatattttaaatttacaagTGGTCGATAAATAGTATTTGTGTGTGTCACATTATCGATCTCAAATTAAAGCCCTTGACATATAGCAACATTATATTCAAAGGCTTATAAATAACGTGATATTAAAattagttgattttttttatttttattccttTTCTCCAAACaactaaaattgtaaaattattttctttattttttttataatttctttgTAATATTTTTCTTTTAGGTCACCGTatgttattaaaaaataaatatggaagaagatagattggatgattggaaACCTACCAAATTTAGGCATGCGGCTGTGCATGCGTTGGATTCGAGAAATGCCCACGTCACCGTATGTCGGCGCATCAATTAGTATCTAAGTATTAGATCATGTCTCAATTATAAGTAAAAAAAGCAAACTGTCGAGGAAAAGGTGCGGTGGTTCAAAATCCGTCGGAGTGACGAATTGACATGAACGGATGCATTCGATGATGGCCAAATCAAGTCTCCTCGGACAGGCTTAGTATTATTACTACATCGGATTTGAATTTGGATATAATTAaggtaaattatatatatatatattttgtatgtattaatcattattctaaaaattaatagtCATTCGTAATTTACTTTCTTTGTATTAATCTTAGAATAAATTGATGGAGACATTAGGATGAACATAATAACTTTTTACTACTACAGTGATAATCAAATCAAGCAAAAGAAGGTCTACCTTCGCAACTAATCAGTAATAGAGAATGTCAGGATCTAAATATCTCAATTAACaagtaataataattaaaaaaaatagactcGATTCAATTTTTAACCAAGGGTGAAGTCAAGGCTGGGCTTTGTTAGGTTCTAGCCCAGTGCAACTCAACAAGCAACCCAGCAATTTTAGGCCTCAACATGACTATATTGGGCTGTGCTTTGTTGGGTTCAGTGTTTTAGCCCACGACAAGGACGGATCCAGAAATTAAAGATGTACTGGGCTTAAACTTAGGAAggcttaaatttaatatattattaaaaaataataaaaattatatatatatatatatatatatatatatatatatatatataatagaaaaatttattatttattcaaCAAAATGTGactacaaaattttgaaatataaaaatcatttatataaaattttcatCTATATCCTTAATTAACTCTCGTTCAATAAATTAGGTATATATAATTAAACTCATTATATTAAGTAAAATTCTTGTTTGATATTGGTACTAAAACATAGGATGGAAAAATATGATGAACCCACTAGCATACACGTAAGTGTATCTGATTACGTCCACTCACACCTTGACATATCACATTAATATCGTATCAAATTCGACagacataattaattaattagaaagcTCATTATTctatatggttggatattgattcACAAAAATCAATTCATCCAAATTACATATGTTTTATTATATTATTCatgtaataaaattattatatgattTAACCATTTAGATCgtcaataaattattttaaaatatgatttaaaaggacagttaaaaaatcaacaataaaaatatcatatgttttattgatttatttattttttcataatttattaTGCAACGTGATTTGTTTCCATTTGATGTTCAATGTGCAAGCTACGCATGAAAATGAATCAGACTCGTTTCAATGCCTCAGTGCAGCAGGAAAAATTCAATAGGAAAAGGGTACTTGCTTGACTTTGGGGTGGGCTACAACCCAGTACTGTCCTAATATAAATCCGTCTTTGGCCCAGGACAATACAGCTAAACAAGCAACCCAATAATTTTAAGCCTCAACTTGACTACGTTAGGCTGGGCTTTACTAGGCTCAGGCCACTCAACGTTTCTATCCCAAGGCAGTTGTTCAACCTGACTATGCCATTGTTCTTAACTATGacatatttatagaattttttttttccaaataggatatataattatagaatattggacttctgggtcacatcatgaACGCTTCTAATTTACCCTCGTGACCAAtgaaaactaatatttttattgTAATAATTATGTATTTACTCTATCATAATATTATTTGTATTGATAAGAGTTAAAGTGATACTATAGTATAATATTAATCAAAGAGGTAAAATGTAATAGCTAAAACATAATATTATTAAATGAGAATCGTTAAAAtacaattgatcctgtccgaaagcggaGAATATGACTAACTAGGAAAGGTGACTCCGATGTTGACCAAATGAAGACTCTTTATTGTCTTGTGTGTCAAAAGGAGCGTTATCAATCGGGCTAgggaattttaaaatgttttaaaaaagatttttaaataatttttaaaagaatttttaaaatgttttttaaaatgttttttaaaagattttaaaataatttttaaaaaaaaattaaaaggattttttaaaatgttttttaaaagatttttaaatgagatCCCGATACAAACCCTCCAACGTTCAAGTCAGTGATCGATATGAAGTTGGTGAATAGTAGAACAAGCAGTAGCAAATTAAAGAAGCATATATAATCGTGTAGCATCACGTAACTGTGCCTATAGATgtagacccctttttatagtgttATGTTGTCTTTATGCACGAATCtcaaagtatttctaaaaaaaagaCATACCATATATATGTTCTGACAAATTTCCTAAAACAGATCGATAATCTCTGCGATTGACAGGATGGAAGCTTTGAATGTTCGACTTACATACAGAATATTCTCTATCCTTCGTGGCATAAAATACCAAAAAAGAATATGAGATCGTTGGACTACGGGGCCCATAATAGGCTCACTTTTCAAGCCGACCAAATCCCTAATATAGTTCGACCGGCCATTACTCGCAAGAGCCCTAGGTCAGCTTTGATGAATACAGTCAGCAACCCAGCtttcattcagcctcttcacttGGACAGAGAGCTCGGCTGGACCAAGCATCCAGTATATCCGATCGTGCTATATGTCCAATCGATTGGCGCACTCGGTCGAACTAGTTAATACTTGTATTCGGGCTTCATCAATGCTTAGGAGATCCGGGTTCAAGGCCCAACCAACCAGAGGGTTCAATCGAGCAAGCTCTTGATCTAAATGATGATAAACCTTAGCTCAGAATGTTAACCACCTCTTAATTTCATGAATTTTGACATACCTAGAGGGACTATCTTAACAATCGAATCAACAATATTATTAATGAGGTGTTGTTACAGTAATAAATCAAAAAAGGAATATCATTTTGCGATTTTAATAAAAGGGTCCTTTATATAAGGTGGCTTTTGATTTCAGGGATTTAGGAATGAAGAAATGGattaattctcaaattttgtattTGGTTGATATGGATAGAAAGATTTtagaatgaaacccaaaaatttggaTATTGATGAAACTCACCTCTTAATTCTCTCTTTATCCtctctccattattttttttataaatctggTCTCAAGATTTTGATACagatttataataaaaaattataaacttCACCTATATAATAAGAAAGAGATTTATATTGAAAGATTTATATCATAAATTACATATTATAAACTTTCCACATGCCCTAACTTAAAAGGTTGACCGCCTCTTAATTTAACCACCACGTCAGCCAACCTCATGAATTTTGACCTACCTCGGCGGACTATCCTAACCATTGTCTCAACAATATTATTAATGGGACGTTGTTACGATAATAAATGAAAAAGGAATATCATTTTGCGATTTTAATAAAAGGGCCCTTTAactaaacaaaattatttttaaaaatgataccTAAATTTATACCGATTTTCATTccataatattataatatttattcttattTAATTTTCAAGAGTGAACCAAACACCatctatataaataaataaatatatatatatataaatataaatatatatatatatattgctaattttttaaatctatagGAGCATTTTCGTTCGCCTGTAAGGCGTCGCCGGCGTCCGCATTGTCTCCTCCCTGCGTCCACCCCTAGCCGCTATGGTACGCTTGCCAAAGTCAACACAGATCTCAATCATCACTAAATTGATTGGCTGAATTAATCCTTCACTTGACTAGcataattctaaatttaattatactGAAATGAAATGATAAAGATCATAGTTTACTCTAATATATCTCCAATACATTAAGGGTTCTAAAACAGGATAAGTTGGCAGAGAAGGACTTCAGTCTCCAACAAACAATCACCATGATGATGGTAACAAACACATGCATGAGCAGCAGTATGTCGGTAGGATCATTAGGCATCGTCGCGGTATATGCTCTCGGCGATTTGCCATACCTGAAGGACATTGTCCTCGGCCACACTGGCGATGACCCAAGGTTCATCAGGGTTCCATGAGAACTCTGAGATCTTTGCAGTGTGGCCTGAATGGACAAAGAGCACCTCTGGTGGCCCATCGTCGGCGTCTTCAGCCGTTTGTTCATCCCCGATTCTATCCATATTTGTCAAAAACAAAGTTACAAATTAGTCAGTGTTCACTACATAAGCCGTGAGAACATTCTACAAATTTGAATTCTTTGACCAACCGTATAAGGAATTATTCGATATGTAACATAACGGAACAATCGAATATCGAAAGAAATATTACAGTATGTATGCCTTTGGATTGAGAAGTCTTATGTACCTGTTAAGGTCCCAAATCATCAGTTTTTTGTCAGCACCAGAGGAACCTAAAATAGTTTCATGCCTCGGGTTCCATTCTACTTGTACAACAGCTCCTCTGTAAACACACTTGGCTCATCAAAACAATTCGCAAGTGAAGTTCTTGTAAGAAAAATAGTCAAGAACTATACCTTCTCTATGCTTAAAGGATGAGCATATGTTTTCTAAAGAAAACAATAAGCaactgtttgaaaaaaaaattcaatgacAGAACTTCGCTTTGAGCGTGTGAATCACTTTCTTTAAGAAAATTTTGCCCCCACTATATTGCTGCTGGGTTTGATGACAAATTCCCTCCAGGATactcaaaacaaaataaaatttatcgaCAACAAATCTATAAATTCTCCCAAGACAATATAGAGAATGAAAGTGATTGTTGGAGAAGATGTTAAAAGGATGTATATATAATGAATGATACAACCTTTGGTAAAGGTTGGAGATACACCTATTCACGAAAAGACAAGTTAACCATCACACTTCTTCACCAAGagatgattaatttaaaaattaaaatccaaattaaGAGTACTTAATTCCGAATTTTAATTTCCCATGTGCCCATCTTTGATTTATATACATAAATATGTTCCACTTGGTCACCATCAAATAACATATTTGATGTACATCCTTTAATAAGCCTATCAAACTTCTCCTTCCTTTTCAATGTAGGACTAAACATCTATCACTAACTACATTCAACAGCAACTACATGGTTTAGAATAAGATAGGTAATATAGGACACAGCTCGATAGCATGACCCGATCCACTAAATCCAAGGCATAATCAATGAAGATAAAACTTGAAAGTGGCACAACAAGGCcacaatatgaaaattaattttataaacttaTTCACACTGATATGAATAACACAAACTACTTTGTCACAATCAACATGACAACTAGAATTGCCACCTAGTTGAAAATTATAAAAAGTGAATAAAATAATGTTAATTAGGGAACGATGTTAGTGATCTTCACCGTCAGAGTAGAAATAGGAAAATTGGGAATCTATCCTTGAAGCTGATTGACTAGGACAGAACTTCCACAGACAGAATTTCTCAAAAAAATATAGCAATGACTTGATATGGATTTTAGCAAACAATGAAAAATTAATGATACTTTCTTGACACAATTATTCTTGATGATCGTCTATTTTTCTTAACATAGAAGTGCATTCAGTGCTATTTGGATTCAGCCGGGTTGTCTGAGAATCAGTGTTCAATCTGATCCAGAAAATTGCAGATTAAACCAGTTAACCAGATCAATTGACTTTGTTTTGTGCCTTTATTTCAATTTAAAAGAACAAATTTTAAAACAATTCAATAGGCTGATTGAACCAAAATAAATTGTATGATTGCCCCTTCTTCATCAACTCAGATATACAAATATCACATCAACTTTAGTTTTTTTTCCTAGCTCCACCACTTCACTTAAAAAGGAGCAAATAAACTGGCCATCTGAAAACCATGATTTCAATTGGCAGAAATCAACCAACTTCGCATGAGATAAGATGATGCATTAAGTGATACTAAGATCACATATAGTATTAGTTCGCCATTCAACCAAATAATTCAACAAAGCAACACAAAATGTCATGTACTTACTCATGACCAGCAAATGTATGCAAACTTGTTGTGAGCTTCCGTAGGTCAAATAGGCTAACTGTAGTGTCTGCAGATGCTGTTGCCAAAATCCACTCATTAAATGGATTGAATGATAGTGAATTGACCTGGGAGAGCAACACATTAAGCATCCAAAGGTTGCTAAGTGTTCATATGCTTACAAATCAACCAGAAACACATAATTTGATAGAGGAGAGAATAAATGCAATGCAAACAGCAGAAAACAACCAACTTGTTAATAGTTACCTGTTAcaacatcatttttttttttttgctaggaGACAACCAATATGATAATTATGGAATGATAATTATGGTTTACAGTCGGAGTATGTATGTATGCATTTCAGTTCTATGGAAAGTAAAGAAAGCATTAGAACATGCTCGGTTTATCAACCTAGTAAGTCCTAAATGTGTCATAGTCTAATTGTTTGAAACAGAGTGTTAGCATTATAATCATACTTGGTCTTCAACCTAGTGAGTCTTAACGTGCCATACTCTAATTGTTTGAAACAGAGTATTTCCAGGCCAATGCTATCTGCATTCTGGGGAGATAAGACAATACCATACATAATTATATGTGCCATGTTATATAGGTCCTCCTGCTTATGCTCAAGGTCGTATCAGAAGAAACAATTAGCATTGCGCAAACAGTGTCGCTTGTAGGTGTATATAGgtatatttatattgaaaaagTAGATTTAAATGTTAATTAGGTGATAAACTACTTTACCTCATCTTCATGAGCTTTCACCATCTGTTGTGGCTTTCCAGATGCAGATGAACGCAGGTCCCATATCATCAAATGATGGTCATCTCCAACAGACCCAAACATGTTTTCATTCTTCAAGTGCCATGCAACATCCTCAACTGAAGCAGTATGGGCCTATGATAGAGTGcatatatcaaaaatcttatGAGACATGAAGTATGAATAATGGTTTCAGTTAGCAATGGCAGAAATCTACTTGGCTTGTCAAAATGCATCATAGAGATTGTTTTGCTAACATGAAAGAAAATCCTTCTTAGACCCATGATGAAATGTCAACTTTTTTATTAGGTGTTCAAAATCTAGGTCCTTTCTAAGGCTTTATTATGCATATACTTGACGATAGTAGGAGAGAATTGGAAAATTTTAAGAGGATAGAAAGGAGGAGGGGTGAGGATTTAGTCAAACTACGAACATTGGAATGCTGTATAGATAACTTTTAACATTAAACAGAGTTAACCATTCAATAACGCATTACCTCGAACAGGTGCTTTGCATCAATAACCTTCTTTTCCGGCGTCATTTCCACATCCCACAGACAAATCTTGGAATCGTACGATCCGC
Coding sequences:
- the LOC122047638 gene encoding uncharacterized protein At1g76070 — its product is MEKPKRSANKASIISFFPKRRSFAGDGNAHAHLLHNRRGFSGPIVSIVPVEARRKGNDGAGGGFEEPTSPKVTCMGQVKHRKMRCNSNRKAKSSPPRPDPAAVKRNRRRGASLLLGRMFRPRRRPAASVSASADEKEILRSNKFPAPAPALGKMRRFASGRETLHDFDWTKVVLEDEGAASTSYGEEEDYDDDEVLVAHSAPLIVGSGGVVALEPKKEVNLWKRRTMPAPNPLQLL
- the LOC122047637 gene encoding histone-binding protein MSI1-like, with protein sequence MEAAADAEGGSAVGAEEDYRVWKMNTAFLYDLVISHPLEWPSLTVQWLPGSSSSSSSSSRGGATHHLLLGTHTSDENPNFLMTADVLFPLPPPPSPGAPLPKVEISQTIPHQGEVNRARFMPQRPSVVATKTCGADVHVFDCQRRPLRAAEGEESEPDVFLRGLSTEGYGISWSPHKEGFLLSGSYDSKICLWDVEMTPEKKVIDAKHLFEAHTASVEDVAWHLKNENMFGSVGDDHHLMIWDLRSSASGKPQQMVKAHEDEVNSLSFNPFNEWILATASADTTVSLFDLRKLTTSLHTFAGHEGAVVQVEWNPRHETILGSSGADKKLMIWDLNRIGDEQTAEDADDGPPEVLFVHSGHTAKISEFSWNPDEPWVIASVAEDNVLQVWQIAESIYRDDA